Proteins encoded by one window of Blautia argi:
- the aroC gene encoding chorismate synthase, translating into MYGSTFGNIFRITTWGESHGKGIGVVVDGCPAGLSLSEEDIQQFLDRRKPGQSRYTTKRNEADRIEILSGVFEGKTTGTPISLMVFNTDQRSRDYGEIANSYRPGHADLNYDRKYGFRDYRGGGRSSGRETIGRVAAGAIAAKFLKELGVSVSAYACSIGPVQINREYFSKEEILNNALYMPDAQAAQKAQEYLEKCMKETNSSGGMVECEITGVPAGLGEPAFEKLDAALAKAMFSIGAVKGFEIGEGMNAARLTGLENNDAYRMDEEGNIVKKTNHSGGITGGISDGTPILFRTAFKPTPSVAAPQETVNRQGENIELCIKGRHDPIIVPRAVVVVESMAALVLADAMLASMTTRLDRIKEFFGK; encoded by the coding sequence ATGTACGGTTCAACATTTGGAAATATTTTTCGTATTACAACCTGGGGGGAATCTCATGGAAAAGGCATCGGCGTTGTGGTAGACGGCTGTCCTGCCGGACTTTCCCTTTCAGAAGAAGATATTCAACAATTTCTGGACAGAAGAAAGCCGGGACAGTCCCGATACACTACAAAGAGAAACGAAGCCGACCGGATAGAAATTCTCTCCGGCGTTTTTGAGGGCAAAACCACAGGGACTCCCATTTCCCTTATGGTATTCAATACTGACCAGCGTTCCCGGGATTACGGTGAAATTGCCAACTCCTACCGCCCCGGACATGCGGATTTAAACTATGACCGCAAATACGGATTTCGGGATTACAGAGGCGGCGGACGCTCCTCCGGCCGGGAAACTATTGGACGTGTAGCTGCCGGCGCCATTGCCGCAAAATTTTTAAAGGAGCTGGGGGTTTCTGTATCTGCATACGCCTGCTCCATCGGTCCTGTACAAATCAATCGGGAATACTTCTCAAAGGAAGAAATTTTAAACAATGCCCTTTACATGCCGGACGCACAGGCGGCACAGAAGGCACAGGAATATCTGGAAAAATGCATGAAGGAAACCAACTCCTCCGGGGGTATGGTAGAATGTGAAATCACCGGAGTTCCCGCAGGATTGGGAGAACCTGCCTTTGAAAAGCTGGACGCAGCTCTGGCAAAGGCCATGTTCTCTATCGGGGCTGTAAAAGGCTTCGAAATCGGGGAAGGCATGAACGCTGCCCGCCTGACCGGACTGGAAAACAATGATGCCTACCGCATGGACGAGGAAGGAAATATTGTCAAAAAGACCAACCATTCCGGAGGTATTACAGGAGGAATCAGTGACGGCACACCTATCCTTTTCCGGACAGCCTTTAAGCCTACCCCTTCTGTTGCAGCTCCTCAGGAAACCGTGAACCGACAGGGGGAAAACATAGAGCTTTGTATTAAGGGACGTCATGACCCCATTATTGTGCCAAGAGCCGTTGTTGTGGTGGAATCCATGGCAGCGCTGGTGCTTGCAGACGCTATGCTTGCCTCAATGACCACGCGTCTTGACAGAATCAAAGAATTTTTCGGAAAATAA
- a CDS encoding DUF1294 domain-containing protein, protein MIVKNIVMYLVVVNLLAFACFGIDKQKAKMHQWRISEKALLGIAICGGSLGAICGMRIFHHKTKHPKFSVGLPVILLIQAVAAIIAYTMFGL, encoded by the coding sequence TTGATTGTTAAAAATATTGTAATGTACCTGGTTGTTGTAAATCTGCTGGCATTTGCCTGCTTTGGCATTGACAAGCAAAAGGCAAAAATGCATCAGTGGAGAATCTCAGAAAAAGCCCTTCTGGGCATTGCCATTTGCGGCGGTTCCCTGGGCGCTATCTGCGGCATGCGGATTTTTCATCATAAAACAAAGCACCCCAAATTTTCTGTGGGGCTGCCGGTGATTCTACTGATTCAGGCAGTAGCGGCAATTATTGCATACACCATGTTCGGCTTATAA
- a CDS encoding aminotransferase class I/II-fold pyridoxal phosphate-dependent enzyme has product MTPYRELSQEQLQAMKAELEVQFEEVKAKGLNLDMSRGKPSKQQLELAMDMLEELKSTDKLKCEAGIDCRNYGLLDGIPEARRLLGEMTEVPPENIIIFGNSSLNVMFDTISRSMTHGVCGSTPWCKLDKVKFLCPVPGYDRHFRITEYFGIEMINVPMTSEGPDMDMVEELVSTDPAIKGIWCVPKYSNPQGITYSTETVKRFARLKPAAEDFRIFWDNAYCIHHLYDDKQDFLLELLDECEKAGNPDMVYKFVSTSKVSFPGSGIAAVAASQRNLDDFRKHMSVQTIGHDKINQLRHVRFFGGIVGMHRHMKKHAEILRPKFEIVETTLENELQGAEIGTWTTPKGGYFISFESMDGCAKKIIAKAAEAGVKMTDAGATYPYGKDPHDSNIRIAPSFPTVEELKLATEIFVLSVKLVSVEKLLEEKTA; this is encoded by the coding sequence ATGACACCTTACAGAGAACTCAGTCAGGAACAACTGCAGGCAATGAAAGCCGAATTGGAAGTGCAGTTTGAAGAAGTGAAAGCAAAAGGATTAAATCTTGATATGTCCAGAGGAAAACCCTCCAAGCAGCAGTTAGAGCTTGCCATGGATATGCTGGAAGAACTGAAAAGTACAGATAAACTGAAATGCGAAGCCGGAATTGACTGCCGTAACTACGGGCTTTTGGACGGTATTCCTGAAGCAAGACGTCTGCTGGGGGAAATGACAGAAGTACCTCCTGAAAATATTATAATTTTTGGAAATTCCAGTCTGAACGTTATGTTTGATACCATTTCCCGTTCTATGACTCATGGTGTGTGCGGAAGCACTCCATGGTGCAAGCTGGATAAGGTAAAATTCCTCTGTCCGGTACCGGGTTATGACCGCCATTTCCGTATTACAGAATATTTCGGAATTGAAATGATTAATGTTCCCATGACATCGGAAGGACCGGATATGGATATGGTAGAAGAACTGGTAAGTACAGACCCGGCGATTAAGGGAATCTGGTGTGTGCCGAAATATTCCAATCCACAGGGAATTACCTATTCCACAGAAACCGTAAAGAGATTTGCAAGACTGAAACCGGCAGCAGAAGATTTTCGTATTTTCTGGGATAATGCATATTGTATACATCATTTATATGATGACAAGCAGGATTTTCTTCTGGAACTTCTGGACGAATGTGAAAAGGCAGGCAACCCGGATATGGTTTACAAATTTGTATCTACTTCAAAGGTCAGCTTCCCGGGATCCGGTATTGCGGCTGTAGCGGCTTCTCAGAGAAACCTGGACGATTTCAGAAAGCACATGTCCGTACAGACCATTGGACATGATAAGATTAATCAGCTTCGTCATGTGCGTTTCTTTGGTGGTATTGTGGGTATGCACAGACACATGAAAAAACATGCGGAGATTCTCCGTCCGAAGTTTGAAATCGTGGAAACTACACTGGAAAATGAACTGCAGGGTGCGGAAATCGGAACATGGACAACACCGAAGGGCGGATATTTTATCTCTTTTGAGTCCATGGACGGCTGTGCAAAGAAGATTATTGCAAAAGCAGCGGAGGCAGGCGTAAAGATGACAGACGCTGGAGCAACCTATCCATATGGAAAAGACCCGCATGACAGCAATATCCGTATTGCGCCAAGTTTCCCTACGGTAGAAGAGTTAAAGCTGGCTACAGAAATTTTTGTGCTGAGCGTAAAGCTGGTGAGCGTTGAGAAGCTTTTAGAGGAAAAAACAGCGTAA
- a CDS encoding aminotransferase class IV, which yields MHIDFGEIRENVQEVLKKPEIQTGRKALKITVSKENRLVSVRENTYTEQDYEQGFITGYANVRRNETSPLTYHKTLNYGDCILEKRRVKAEGIQEPVFLNTRGELSEGATTNVFFVKEGEIFAPPLSCGMLPGILRQYMYERYDIQEEIILPEMVHSFDEMFVTNSLLGIMPVRSLEDFVFPGMEMGRKLLEEYRQHTGMRY from the coding sequence TTGCATATAGATTTCGGAGAGATTCGGGAAAATGTACAGGAAGTTCTTAAAAAACCGGAAATACAGACAGGAAGAAAAGCGCTGAAAATTACAGTTTCTAAAGAGAACAGACTGGTGAGCGTAAGGGAAAATACTTATACGGAACAGGATTATGAGCAGGGATTTATAACAGGCTATGCCAATGTTCGCAGAAATGAAACTTCTCCTCTGACGTATCATAAAACCTTAAATTACGGGGATTGTATTTTAGAAAAACGCAGAGTAAAAGCGGAAGGAATTCAGGAACCTGTATTTTTAAACACCAGAGGAGAGCTTTCGGAAGGCGCAACGACCAATGTGTTCTTTGTAAAAGAGGGGGAGATTTTTGCCCCTCCTTTATCCTGTGGTATGCTTCCGGGAATTTTGCGGCAGTATATGTATGAACGTTATGACATTCAGGAAGAAATTATTTTACCGGAAATGGTGCATTCCTTTGACGAAATGTTTGTGACCAATTCTCTTCTGGGGATTATGCCGGTAAGAAGTCTGGAGGACTTTGTGTTTCCTGGTATGGAAATGGGAAGAAAGCTGCTGGAGGAGTACAGACAACATACAGGTATGAGGTATTAG
- a CDS encoding asparaginase — protein MKKKILIITTGGTLACVPDEKGLTPGLSSKDILSYISDITDFYDVDFLELFQLDSANIQPSNWQTIAKTIYEQYMTYDGIVIFHGTDTMAYTSSALSFMLPNIPIPVVITGSQLSIMNPLADAVENCRCAIHMAGSEMPGIFLAFNRKVILGTRASKVRTTSFHAFESINYPYVGEVNSWGLDLRRSYIPGPRGKCTLETKLEEKVFLIKLVPGFDGKIFQLLFEQGYRGLIIEAFGMGGMPTLSSEVIDDLKDVIQKGMIVVVKSQCPYEGSNLSLYETGKIALDAGVFQAYDMSTEAVVTKVMWILGKHWERKKIEEMFYRNLAGEITLPDVAGNSYKGV, from the coding sequence ATGAAAAAGAAAATTCTGATTATTACCACAGGCGGCACTCTTGCCTGTGTACCCGACGAAAAAGGACTGACGCCGGGACTCTCCAGCAAGGATATTCTCTCCTATATTTCCGATATCACAGATTTCTATGATGTGGATTTTCTGGAGCTTTTCCAACTGGACAGTGCAAATATTCAGCCCTCCAACTGGCAGACCATTGCCAAAACTATTTACGAGCAGTATATGACCTATGACGGAATCGTAATTTTCCATGGAACAGACACCATGGCATACACTTCCTCCGCCTTGTCCTTTATGCTGCCCAACATTCCTATTCCTGTAGTTATTACAGGAAGCCAGCTTTCTATTATGAATCCTCTGGCAGACGCTGTGGAGAACTGCCGCTGCGCCATTCACATGGCAGGCAGCGAAATGCCGGGAATCTTCCTTGCTTTTAACCGCAAGGTAATCCTTGGAACCAGAGCGTCCAAGGTACGCACTACCAGTTTTCATGCCTTTGAAAGCATCAACTATCCCTATGTGGGAGAAGTCAATTCCTGGGGACTGGACTTGCGGCGTTCCTATATCCCCGGCCCAAGGGGCAAATGTACACTGGAAACAAAACTGGAAGAAAAAGTCTTTCTTATTAAATTAGTGCCCGGCTTTGACGGTAAAATTTTCCAGCTTCTCTTTGAACAGGGCTACCGGGGACTGATTATCGAAGCCTTTGGCATGGGCGGCATGCCCACGCTCTCCTCTGAGGTTATTGACGACTTAAAGGACGTAATCCAAAAAGGCATGATTGTGGTAGTAAAAAGCCAGTGTCCTTATGAGGGCAGCAATCTCTCTCTTTATGAAACAGGGAAAATTGCTCTGGATGCCGGAGTTTTCCAGGCCTATGACATGAGTACAGAGGCTGTGGTCACAAAGGTTATGTGGATTCTCGGAAAGCACTGGGAACGCAAAAAAATAGAAGAAATGTTTTACCGAAATCTGGCAGGGGAAATCACCCTTCCCGATGTTGCGGGAAACAGCTACAAAGGAGTGTAA
- a CDS encoding RpnC/YadD family protein: protein MSENERKKGTKGSVSRASQHEDAALKTAMHFFAEELLPFWGIEGKVVGFAPTEQVHLEIQKLYQDTNLIMEDGSWKHFEFQSKNEGLAGLKRFRQYEAAASRQYGVSVTTYVLFSGKIQNPMTEFTEGINTYRIVPLIMSKENADTFLEELIEKKKTGKAITREELVRLTLCPLMGGEMGMKQRLQTAYEITKGETAVTKEEIQKIEAVIYAMADKFLESIDMEEFVEGMKMTRLGEMLVKEGREAGLIEGETKGRKEGRKEGREEGMNEKEAEVIRNLLGVLDDEVLMEKLHISKERLEEVRAQKCEKI, encoded by the coding sequence ATGTCAGAAAACGAAAGGAAGAAAGGAACAAAAGGATCTGTTTCCAGAGCATCCCAGCATGAGGACGCGGCTTTAAAGACAGCTATGCATTTCTTTGCAGAAGAGCTGCTGCCCTTTTGGGGGATTGAGGGAAAGGTAGTGGGCTTTGCCCCTACAGAGCAGGTACATCTGGAAATTCAGAAACTGTATCAGGACACCAACCTGATTATGGAGGACGGTTCCTGGAAGCATTTTGAATTCCAGAGTAAAAATGAAGGACTTGCAGGACTGAAGCGGTTCCGCCAGTATGAGGCAGCTGCCAGCAGGCAGTATGGGGTGAGCGTGACCACTTATGTGCTGTTTTCCGGGAAGATACAGAATCCCATGACAGAATTTACAGAGGGAATTAACACCTATCGCATTGTGCCGCTCATTATGAGCAAGGAAAATGCAGATACTTTTCTGGAGGAACTGATTGAGAAAAAGAAGACAGGGAAAGCAATTACAAGGGAAGAGCTGGTGCGTCTGACTCTGTGTCCTCTTATGGGAGGAGAAATGGGAATGAAACAGAGGCTGCAGACAGCCTATGAGATTACCAAGGGAGAAACGGCAGTTACAAAAGAAGAAATACAGAAGATAGAGGCGGTGATATATGCAATGGCAGATAAGTTTTTAGAAAGTATTGATATGGAAGAGTTTGTGGAGGGAATGAAGATGACGAGATTGGGAGAAATGCTGGTAAAAGAAGGAAGAGAGGCCGGATTGATAGAGGGAGAAACAAAAGGGAGAAAAGAAGGAAGAAAAGAGGGAAGAGAAGAGGGAATGAACGAAAAGGAAGCAGAAGTAATCCGGAATCTTCTGGGGGTTTTGGACGATGAGGTGTTAATGGAAAAGCTGCATATTTCAAAAGAAAGGCTGGAAGAGGTCAGGGCGCAGAAATGTGAAAAAATATGA
- a CDS encoding class I SAM-dependent methyltransferase — MWIANQWKDYEIIDTSKGEKLERWGDYLLVRPDPQVIWDTPKTHKGWKKMNGHYHRSKKGGGEWEFFDLPEQWTIQYKSLTFNLKPFSFKHTGLFPEQAANWDWFSEKIKNAGRPIKVLNLFAYTGGATLAAAAAGAAVTHVDASKGMVSWAKENAVSSGLKDAPIRWLVDDCVKFVEREIRRGNKYDAIIMDPPSYGRGPKGEIWKIEDAIHPLIKLCTQILSDDPLFFLVNSYTTGLAPAVLTYMLATELRKFNGTVDSQEIGLPVTQSGLVLPCGASGRWEAGK, encoded by the coding sequence ATGTGGATTGCCAATCAATGGAAAGATTATGAAATTATAGACACTTCAAAAGGAGAAAAGCTGGAACGCTGGGGCGATTACCTTCTGGTGCGCCCGGACCCACAGGTCATCTGGGACACCCCAAAAACACACAAAGGCTGGAAGAAAATGAACGGTCACTACCACCGCAGCAAAAAAGGCGGCGGAGAATGGGAGTTTTTTGACTTGCCGGAGCAGTGGACCATTCAGTACAAGAGCCTGACCTTTAACTTAAAACCCTTCAGCTTTAAACACACCGGTCTTTTTCCGGAGCAGGCGGCAAACTGGGACTGGTTCTCCGAAAAAATTAAAAATGCCGGACGTCCCATTAAAGTATTAAATCTCTTTGCCTACACCGGAGGCGCAACCCTGGCAGCCGCTGCGGCAGGCGCGGCTGTTACCCATGTAGACGCCTCTAAAGGCATGGTTTCCTGGGCAAAGGAAAACGCAGTATCCTCAGGACTGAAGGACGCACCTATTCGCTGGCTGGTGGATGACTGCGTAAAATTTGTAGAGCGGGAAATCCGCAGAGGAAACAAATACGATGCCATTATCATGGACCCGCCTTCTTACGGAAGAGGCCCCAAGGGGGAAATCTGGAAAATTGAGGACGCCATTCACCCTCTGATTAAACTGTGTACCCAGATTCTCTCTGATGACCCACTGTTTTTCCTTGTAAACTCCTATACCACAGGACTTGCACCTGCAGTACTGACCTACATGCTGGCAACAGAATTAAGGAAATTCAACGGAACCGTAGATTCACAGGAAATCGGACTTCCTGTAACCCAGAGCGGACTGGTACTGCCCTGCGGCGCTTCAGGACGATGGGAAGCAGGAAAATAA
- a CDS encoding cation-translocating P-type ATPase C-terminal domain-containing protein codes for MKEKPRNPREGLFAHGGWLFTVFYGMLIAGITLYAFYRGGQTYAFTVLGVSQLFHAIGMRDNRKSVFAMKHLENPFMIVAFGLGLGLQLMVTEIPCLVQAFGTVRLSFPQWQFLLGLSAVPLLMHEFLLLLGKCRPRGKREGD; via the coding sequence ATGAAGGAGAAACCTCGAAATCCCAGGGAAGGATTGTTTGCTCATGGCGGCTGGCTTTTTACGGTTTTCTATGGAATGCTGATTGCCGGAATCACACTGTATGCTTTTTACAGGGGAGGACAGACGTATGCATTTACTGTGCTGGGTGTTTCACAGCTTTTTCATGCCATTGGCATGCGGGATAACAGAAAATCCGTTTTCGCCATGAAACATTTGGAAAATCCTTTTATGATTGTCGCGTTTGGTCTGGGATTGGGGCTGCAGCTCATGGTGACAGAAATTCCCTGCCTTGTGCAGGCTTTTGGTACTGTGCGATTGTCGTTTCCACAGTGGCAGTTTCTTCTGGGGCTTTCTGCAGTGCCTCTTTTGATGCATGAGTTTTTACTGCTTCTGGGAAAATGCAGACCAAGAGGGAAAAGGGAGGGGGATTAA
- a CDS encoding anthranilate synthase component II, whose translation MYLMVDNYDSFVYNLACYMEECGEQVELVRNDKITAEKIEELLNQGMLEGVIISPGPKSPKDCGNCNEIVEKLAPKIPILGICLGHQIIGHVFGAEVHKGERPMHGKVTEIFTNRQGLFEGLPESYEVTRYHSLVVGNENFPQELEVDARTGDGVIMGLHHSKFPVYGVQFHPEAVLTQYGHELLENFVKISREWWREHENKGM comes from the coding sequence ATGTATTTAATGGTTGATAATTATGATTCTTTTGTGTACAACCTTGCCTGTTATATGGAAGAATGTGGAGAACAGGTGGAATTGGTGCGAAATGATAAAATCACGGCAGAAAAAATCGAAGAATTGCTGAATCAGGGAATGCTGGAGGGGGTGATTATCTCTCCGGGGCCTAAAAGCCCAAAGGACTGTGGAAACTGCAATGAAATTGTGGAAAAACTGGCACCGAAAATTCCTATTTTGGGGATATGTCTGGGACATCAGATTATCGGTCATGTATTTGGTGCGGAAGTTCACAAGGGAGAAAGACCCATGCATGGGAAGGTTACAGAGATTTTTACAAACAGGCAGGGGCTTTTTGAAGGGCTTCCGGAAAGCTATGAGGTTACCAGGTATCATTCTCTGGTAGTGGGTAATGAGAATTTTCCGCAGGAGTTGGAGGTAGATGCCCGTACCGGGGACGGTGTGATTATGGGGCTTCATCACAGCAAATTTCCTGTATATGGCGTTCAGTTTCACCCGGAAGCAGTGTTGACACAGTATGGACATGAGCTTTTGGAAAATTTTGTAAAAATAAGTAGGGAGTGGTGGAGAGAGCATGAAAACAAAGGTATGTAA
- a CDS encoding response regulator transcription factor, translating into MDMNHILIVEDDKDIREGVAIYLKSQGYKVFMAGDGMEGLKVLEKEEIHLAIVDIMMPRMDGITMTMKLREKHDFPVIMLSAKSEEVDKVMGLNIGADDYVTKPFTPMELMARVNSQMRRYRRFMEKLQAKEEERTDTIYTIGGLEVNENTFEVRVDDVPVKMTPMEFKILLLLIKNPGRVFSADEIYERVWNERAINTETVMVHVRNIREKIEINPKEPKYLKVVWGVGYKIEKLS; encoded by the coding sequence ATGGACATGAATCACATTTTAATTGTAGAAGACGACAAAGATATCAGGGAAGGAGTTGCCATTTATCTGAAGAGCCAGGGATATAAGGTTTTCATGGCAGGAGATGGCATGGAAGGGCTGAAGGTTCTGGAAAAAGAAGAAATTCATCTCGCCATTGTGGACATTATGATGCCCCGCATGGACGGCATTACCATGACTATGAAACTGCGTGAAAAACATGACTTTCCAGTGATTATGCTCTCCGCCAAATCCGAAGAGGTAGATAAGGTTATGGGATTGAACATCGGTGCAGATGACTATGTTACAAAGCCTTTCACCCCCATGGAATTAATGGCAAGAGTAAATTCCCAGATGCGAAGATATCGCCGTTTTATGGAAAAACTGCAGGCAAAGGAAGAGGAACGCACAGACACCATTTACACCATAGGAGGGTTGGAAGTAAATGAAAATACCTTTGAAGTCCGTGTAGATGACGTACCTGTAAAAATGACTCCCATGGAGTTTAAAATTCTTCTGTTGCTTATCAAAAATCCCGGAAGAGTATTCTCAGCCGATGAAATTTATGAGCGGGTATGGAACGAAAGAGCCATTAACACAGAAACCGTTATGGTGCATGTGCGGAATATCCGTGAAAAGATTGAGATTAATCCGAAGGAACCAAAATATTTAAAGGTGGTGTGGGGAGTTGGATACAAAATTGAAAAATTATCATAA
- a CDS encoding cation-translocating P-type ATPase — MYETLTPKELCKSFGTDEKNGLSEAEAGHRLQKDGGNVLKKAREQTIWDMIQAQINDPMIFILFIAASISILLREFSDTAIILAVIVLNTTVGVIQEGKARRAMEALKKMTAPSAIVKRDGIYKRIPAAHLVKGDVVQLKAGNQVPADIRLLSVQGLSVNESALTGESLPVSKTAAVMPKNLTAAERRNMAYMSSEIMKGSGEGVVTATGMDTELGKIAGMINEVTGELTPLQKRLGDLGKLLSIVAVVLCGALFLLGLVQHRNLLQMLLLAISLAVAAIPEGLPAVVTIVLALGVARMVKVNTIIRKLPAVETLGSVGVVCSDKTGTLTENKMKVTEVYANDTQLSLSSVRKWEFPRLIQGFLLCNNSVLGEQEIGDATELALLHMGKELGYDREQLLHQYPRTFEIPFDSEKKYMASVHKTQNYETVYVKGACDYILEKCSFVELRDRAEPMTQARKMKIRMAMERMARDGLRVLALAYRERISNKTEKGLTENLIFAGMAGMLDPPRKETLQSVKVLKQAGVQVVMITGDYKDTAFAIAQKTGIAQSISQCVTGQELDEMSEEAFAQNMKNIRVFARVTPAHKVKIVQRFRKNGEIVAMTGDGVNDAPSLQAADIGIAMGQNGTDVAKNAADMILTDDNFSTIEKAMEEGRSIYVNIKKSILFLLSSNFGEIITMFVAVCLGLPTPLKASHILWVNLITDSLPALGIRSG; from the coding sequence ATGTACGAAACTTTAACTCCCAAAGAACTGTGCAAGTCCTTTGGCACAGATGAGAAAAACGGTCTGTCAGAAGCAGAGGCGGGGCATCGCCTGCAGAAAGACGGCGGCAATGTTTTGAAGAAGGCCCGAGAACAGACCATATGGGATATGATACAGGCGCAGATAAACGACCCCATGATTTTCATTCTTTTTATTGCAGCTTCCATTTCCATATTGCTGAGAGAGTTCAGTGATACCGCGATTATTCTGGCAGTGATTGTTTTGAATACTACAGTGGGGGTCATACAGGAGGGAAAAGCCAGAAGAGCGATGGAAGCCCTGAAAAAAATGACTGCGCCCTCGGCAATTGTAAAAAGAGACGGCATATATAAAAGGATTCCTGCCGCACATCTGGTAAAGGGAGATGTAGTACAGCTAAAAGCCGGCAATCAGGTACCGGCAGATATTCGTCTTCTGTCTGTTCAGGGACTTTCCGTCAATGAATCTGCTCTTACCGGGGAATCCCTCCCTGTATCCAAAACAGCGGCAGTTATGCCGAAAAATCTTACCGCAGCAGAGAGGAGAAACATGGCATACATGTCCTCTGAAATCATGAAGGGCAGCGGAGAAGGTGTTGTTACAGCCACGGGTATGGATACGGAACTTGGAAAAATTGCAGGTATGATAAACGAAGTTACCGGAGAACTGACACCCTTGCAGAAGCGTCTGGGAGATCTGGGAAAGCTTCTTAGCATTGTAGCTGTGGTTCTTTGTGGGGCACTGTTCTTGCTGGGTCTGGTACAGCACAGAAATCTTCTGCAAATGCTGCTTCTTGCCATTTCCCTGGCTGTGGCAGCCATTCCCGAAGGGCTTCCAGCAGTTGTCACCATTGTTCTGGCTCTTGGCGTTGCCCGCATGGTAAAGGTAAATACCATTATCCGTAAACTGCCTGCAGTAGAAACCCTGGGTTCTGTAGGGGTTGTCTGTTCAGATAAGACAGGAACTCTTACAGAAAATAAAATGAAGGTTACAGAGGTTTATGCCAACGATACGCAGTTGTCCCTGTCCAGTGTGCGGAAATGGGAATTTCCCAGACTGATACAGGGGTTTCTTCTATGTAATAATAGTGTGCTGGGAGAGCAGGAAATCGGGGATGCTACAGAGCTGGCGCTTCTGCACATGGGAAAAGAATTGGGCTATGACCGAGAACAGCTTTTACATCAATATCCCCGCACCTTTGAAATCCCTTTTGATTCAGAGAAAAAATATATGGCAAGTGTGCATAAAACTCAGAATTATGAAACCGTGTATGTAAAAGGCGCCTGTGACTATATTCTGGAAAAATGTTCTTTTGTGGAACTGCGTGACCGGGCAGAACCGATGACTCAGGCGAGAAAAATGAAAATCCGTATGGCAATGGAGCGTATGGCACGGGACGGACTTCGTGTCCTTGCCCTTGCTTATCGAGAGCGAATTTCAAATAAAACAGAAAAAGGTCTGACAGAAAATCTGATTTTTGCAGGAATGGCAGGTATGCTGGATCCGCCCAGAAAGGAAACTCTGCAGTCCGTAAAAGTCTTAAAGCAGGCAGGGGTGCAGGTTGTTATGATTACCGGAGATTATAAGGACACTGCTTTTGCTATTGCGCAGAAGACAGGTATTGCCCAGTCCATAAGTCAGTGTGTGACAGGGCAGGAACTGGACGAAATGAGCGAGGAGGCATTTGCCCAAAACATGAAGAATATTCGGGTGTTTGCCAGGGTTACCCCTGCCCATAAGGTGAAAATTGTCCAGCGGTTTCGCAAAAACGGGGAAATTGTGGCAATGACCGGAGATGGTGTAAACGATGCGCCCTCTCTGCAGGCAGCAGATATCGGCATTGCCATGGGGCAAAACGGCACAGATGTGGCAAAAAATGCGGCAGACATGATTCTCACAGACGATAATTTCTCTACCATAGAAAAGGCGATGGAAGAAGGCCGGAGTATTTATGTAAATATCAAAAAATCCATTCTCTTTTTGTTGTCTTCCAATTTCGGAGAAATTATTACCATGTTTGTTGCCGTCTGCCTGGGGCTGCCTACGCCACTGAAAGCCAGTCACATTCTTTGGGTGAATCTGATTACAGATTCGCTTCCTGCCCTTGGCATTAGGAGTGGATAA